A window of Castanea sativa cultivar Marrone di Chiusa Pesio chromosome 1, ASM4071231v1 contains these coding sequences:
- the LOC142627013 gene encoding uncharacterized protein LOC142627013: MNHLPTLQAPVCGRPLLLYLASNSYAIGAMLAQEDDDRNEQPIYYVSRTLRDAETRYPKIERACLVVIYTSQRLKRYFSAYQILLVTKSHPIKALLHQPLLTGRVAQWLVLLSQYDIGLRTPKAVKSQAIADLLSQFPGKEEGSLIEEILGEVAVAELPGKKWTMRFNGSTTTTSNGLGVVLRCEEGDTIPLSFKLGFSCSNNAAEYEAYLTRLTIALNIGVKQMRVLEDSNLVVSQVKGDFALREHSLAAYRTWVQRLEQEFQTFSVEYTQRSENKFADALATLGFQMSFKGRNTSKSK, from the coding sequence ATGAATCATCTTCCCACCCTCCAAGCACCAGTATGTGGGCGACCCTTGTTGCTATATTTAGCATCAAACTCTTACGCTATAGGAGCCATGCTAGCACAAGAGGATGATGATAGGAATGAGCAACCCATTTACTACGTGAGCAGGACACTTAGGGATGCCGAGACCAGGTACCCCAAGATAGAAAGGGCTTGCCTAGTGGTCATTTACACATCCCAAAGGCTGAAACGATATTTCTCGGCTTACCAGATCCTTTTGGTGACTAAGTCACACCCCATAAAAGCATTACTACATCAGCCCCTCCTAACAGGAAGAGTAGCGCAGTGGCTGGTCCTACTCTCCCAATACGACATAGGCCTCAGGACCCCCAAGGCTGTCAAAAGTCAAGCCATAGCAGATTTGCTATCCCAATTCCCTGGGAAGGAAGAAGGCTCATTAATCGAAGAGATCCTAGGGGAAGTAGCAGTGGCAGAGCTCCCGGGAAAGAAGTGGACGATGAGATTTAATGGGTCAACAACGACAACTTCAAATGGATTGGGAGTTGTACTACGTTGCGAAGAGGGGGACACTATTCCCTTATCTTTCAAGCTTGGGTTTTCCTGTTCAAATAATGCAGCTGAGTACGAGGCATACCTGACTAGGTTAACCATAGCACTCAACATAGGAGTGAAGCAAATGAGAGTTTTAGAAGACTCCAATCTTGTAGTCTCCCAGGTGAAAGGTGACTTTGCATTAAGAGAGCACAGTTTGGCAGCCTACAGGACTTGGGTGCAAAGGCTGGAGCAGGAGTTCCAGACCTTTAGCGTAGAGTACACCCAGAGGAGTGAGAACAAGTTCGCTGATGCACTAGCCACCTTGGGATTCCAAATGTCATTCAAAGGAAGAAACACTAGTAAAAGTAAGTAA
- the LOC142621537 gene encoding putative lactoylglutathione lyase, chloroplastic yields MVRIIPMASTIGPSLSSFKFASASPRLFSFSLSSSSSSSSSSCTIPSRRLSLLHLGSAVPQSHFFGLRAAKLLRREANGMGVTAAGNAAQASTTATQENVLEWVKKDKRRMLHVVYRVGDLDRTIKFYTECLGMKLLRKRDIPEERYTNAFLGYGPEDSHFVIELTYNYGVDKYDIGTGFGHFGIAVEDVAKTVELVKAKGGKVTREPGPVKGGSTVIAFVEDPDGYKFELLERGPTPEPLCQVMLRVGDLDRSINFYEKAFGLELLRKRDNPEYKYTIAMMGYGPEDKNVVLELTYNYGVTEYDKGNAYAQIAIGTDDVYKTAEAIKLSGGKITREPGPLPGINTKITACLDPDGWKTVFVDNVDFLKELE; encoded by the exons ATGGTGAGGATAATACCCATGGCGTCAACCATTGGACCTTCTCTATCCTCCTTCAAATTCGCTTCTGCTTCTCCTCGCCTCttctccttttctctctcttcttcttcttcttcttcttcttcttcttgcacCATCCCCTCTCGCCGTCTCTCTCTTTTGCATCTTGGTAGCG CTGTTCCACAGTCACATTTCTTTGGTCTGAGAGCTGCTAAGCTTTTGAGAAGAGAGGCTAATGGCATGGGGGTGACAGCAGCTGGAAATGCAGCCCAAGCAAGCACAACTGCTACCCAGGAGAATGTCCTAGAGTGGGTCAAGAAAGATAAGCGAAGGATGCTCCATGTTGTTTACCGTGTTGGAGACTTGGACAGGACCATAAA ATTCTACACGGAGTGCCTCGGAATGAAGCTGCTGAGAAAACGTGACATACCAGAGGAGAGATACACAAACGCCTTTCTTGGATATGGACCTGAAGATTCTCACTTTGTTATTGAACTCACTTATA ATTATGGAGTTGACAAGTATGATATTGGAACTGGGTTTGGCCACTTTGGTATTGCTGTTGAAGAT GTTGCCAAGACAGTGGAACTTGTAAAGGCTAAGGGTGGAAAAGTAACCCGAGAACCTGGTCCTGTCAAAGGTGGCAGTACGGTGATTGCATTTGTTGAGGACCCTGATGGTTACAAGTTTGAACTTTTGGAGAGAGGGCCTACTCCTGAGCCCTTGTGTCAAGTAATGCTCCGTGTAGGTGACCTTGATCGTTCCATAAATTTTTATGAGAAG GCCTTTGGCTTGGAACTTCTTCGCAAACGAGACAATCCGGAGTACAAG TATACAATAGCTATGATGGGTTATGGCCCTGAAGATAAAAATGTTGTTCTGGAATTGACATACAACTATGGGGTCACCGAATATGACAAGGGAAATGCTTATGCTCAG ATCGCAATAGGCACAGATGACGTTTATAAAACTGCAGAAGCTATTAAGCTGTCTGGGGGCAAGATTACCCGGGAACCTGGACCATTACCAGGTATCAACACCAAGATCACTGCATGCTTGGATCCTGATGGTTGGAAGACG GTTTTTGTAGATAATGTTGATTTTCTAAAGGAGTTGGAGTAA